The DNA segment TATATGAGTATTAAGCAAATATTTATGAGTGaaatgatttgaaaaaaaattaaaatagtaaTATATTGGTTAACTTATATTGAATCATgataaatttaagtttttttttgttgaattgaTCTCAATCTCATGAATTTTAATCATCATAACCAACTGAAAACACATTATCGGtttaaaaattatcaacaaaAGAACTATATGTCTTAATAAATTTAAGTTGGATTGAattattatcaaatttaattataaatattaatcaatTTGACTTAAACGTACCATTATTCAATTTTCTAACTTAGTATCAGATAGTTATTCTAAATGagtgaaaattttataaaaaatatatgcagctgaatagataatatattatcttAAATTCATAATTTAATAAACTTACATCTTTGGATTCAATTAatgtttaattttatatatattacaTGATTAATTTGACTCATTAGTAGGTTTTTATATTGTAAATCAAGAGACAACTCTTTACGAGCTTCTATCATTCACAAAAGCTTCATGAGTTTTATCTCCGATACTACTCAAGAAATGAAGTAATTAATtctcatttaatttaaaaataaaaaaaatgtttcaACGATGCATCATGTCTATCATTTTTCGTGCAAACACATGCCCATGGTCATGCAAAAGTTTCGGGCACACTTGATCTCGTGAGAGCTTCCTTTTGCTAAAAGGTTGAAGAAGCTTCCTTTTCCCAAGTAGGAGTGGGCCTCATGCCTATCGATACCCTGTGTCATCCCTATCAATCCCTTTACATCCTCTTATTTTTTTTGTGTTCCTCCCCACCCTTCAAGATACCTTTGCTCGGACACAAGCAAACCATGTCACCTCCTCCGATCTTAACCGAGTCTTCTTAGttccaaaaagagagagagagaatagaggGGAGGAAAGCCTCTCACCATTAGAGATGTGGAATAGTACAGGTAATTTGGAATCGTGATATGTCATCCTGTAAGGAGCGGTTGAGATATTTATAAACTATTTATCGATAGCATACATGCATTGCATGAGACCATCCATTGGTTAAGCTCAATTATACGTGGCATCCTGGTAAtatcaagaagtaaaacttgatTTTCCACATCCTGTATGAGACCATACATGCGTATTCCATATCCTGTCCATGTTATTCCAAAGCTGGTTTTAATGTGAATATTAACATAAGTCCTAGGAGTCttaaaaaaactatatatatgtatatgtatatatatatatatatatttatatatatatgtatatatctatatgtatatatgaatatatatatatatatatatctatatgtatatatgtatatatatatgtatatatgtatatacatatatatacatatatgtatatgtatatatatacatatatacatatatatatatatatatatatatatatacatgtatatatatgtatatatatgtgactttatttattttattcaaactggacctttatttattttattcatgataACTCCCAACTTTGACTACAAGGAGGAGACGGAGGGAGTACGATGACAGTAACAGTTCATTTCAGTTCATTTATTATGGAGTCCAAGTATCAGGAAGACTCATTTATTGAAGCAGCAGTATCAGTCCAAGGGGTCTAGTTCGGTGCCAGGTAAACTCCGATGGCCTCAATCATTTCGCCCGCACGTCCAAAGAAGCCAATGATCTTACCCGAGACTAGCGGAACGGAGAAAGGTATTCCGCCACTGGAGCCGAAAGGTCCATAGCTGTCCTTGTTGGTCCTCAGCGTCAGGTTCCTCACCAGAGTTAATCCCCACATCGTATCCACAGACCCCTCGACGCCCACAAGATACTCATCCTCTTGCAGAGAAATCTGAACAACGACACTTTTCTGTCATTGAGGTACAACCAATCGATAATGTTAATTAGGAGGAAGATGACGAAGTGGACGAACCACGTAGGGTTTGAAATCGATGCTGCCGAAGTGCTTGGTCTCCGTCTGATCATTACGGATGAAGGTGATCACGATGGCGTCGATGGCCTCTACGGCGCCAATCTTGATTTCGGTGATGCGGTCGGCAGCCCCCATGTCCCATTCAGACCCTCCGTTGCCACCCCACAGCCCCACCTTGATCTCTCCCGCCTGCACGCATGCACGACACCATCACGTTATACACCACCATGCATCAAAACCTTGCACAGCAGGAAATGGATCAAGAGAAAGAACCATTTGCATGTAGATATGGATGTGTGTgtggacaagaagaagaagaagatgacgatgatgatgcacGTCCTTCCTCTGGGACCTATATTACATGGGTGGGCCCATAACCATCTTCCTCAAATAAGACGTTAAACGTGTAGTACCTACGTAGACGTGAAACTCGTGATCGTTACCTACACAAGTGCAACAACACAGTGCATGCAAATAAACGCCATTACGTTATAAACCATGCATCGAACCTTACACTGTGCAACAACACAGACACAACTTGCACAGCAAGAATGTATAAAGAGAACCAACGACGTCACGGAGGCAAAGCCTCCTCTCTCACCATTTGCAGACTTCTTTCTTTTGCACAGGAAGAAACTTAGGGATGACGGTGGATGCTGCACGTCCTCCCTCTGGGAAGAGGATGGGGGTATTTGGAGCCCTCCAAGGTTAACATGTGCCTACATAAACGTGAATCTCGTGATCACCCACATCAGGTTCTGCAAGCGATGAAGTCAAAAGAAACactttcaagggctgaattggagATGATGATCCCTCTCCATCTCATCCTTCGAAACACTTGGGTATCGGCCAAGGATGAAAGATGAGGTACGTAAACGTGAATCTCATGGCCATCTCACGTTGGATTTGTTGGCAAGCATCTACGTCGCATATGTCCTTCCATGGCGGAAATGCTAAGCTGTACATTCTGCATGCAGAACCTTAAAGACTTGTGAGCGTACGAAAGTTTGGCGTATGGCTGCCAACCTTGACTCAAAGGGCCTGAACGTAGCATATAATGCATACTCCCTTCCCTTGTGCTCGTTCGGTGGACGGTACAGCTTTTAAGTGGTTTATCGGAATGGATGTCAGAATATAGCTTCATAGTTTTACATCACCATTATTTATATTATCAAAAGAATGTAATTTTTTCATTTCCAATCGTaaccatttaattttttttcttccttgtttCTTTCTGATTAAGATTAATTAATCTACAATCCTACCTACTTTTCTGATGAGTAAAAAATCACAGGATCTCgaaaacatacataaatataattttttaatttaaatcgacTCTCTTAATGTAAATATAAGGCACATCACatggtaattttttattttttacttcttttcttttttcttgttgtttTTTATTTCTCCTTATTTCTTCTGGTTGGTGTCTTTCTTTGGTTTTTCCCCACATTATATTTTAATTGTTTTTCGCTTTCATTCTTTTTATTTTGCTTTTCCTTATAACGTACCAACAACAACccaccttttttattttttttgcactTTTTTTTTCTCCTGATTGCTGTCTTTCTTTGGTTTTCCCCCACATAattggttgattttttttttatgcttccattcttTTCTCTTACACTTTTTTATTTCTCCTTATAACGCACCAACAACAACccacctttttcttctcttttttttacaCTTTTTTCTCCTCGCTGGTATCTTCCTTTGGTTTTTTCCCGGGTTGCATACCCTCTTCAgattttgatttcttttttttatcttccaTTCTTTACAAGCCGATGGCCCATAACTATTACAAGCTACTCTGTGCTACTCTTAAACTAAAACGGAAACTTAGAGCTAGAAGAAAATTCTTAAGGAATTACAACAGAGTTTTCACACTATTTTTATTCAAGTTCTTGTCTTTACCGAGCAGggatgagtgagatatttatatgccccaaatggattcaaatttgaagcaaaaaaaaagtttcatcttgggttttcggggtactggcggtaccactacctgtggTGGGCGGTATCACTACCTACAgcattgacattgggtggtatcaATACTCATACTTGTGGTACCACTCCTTGACATAATTTGGGAAACTGTGTCTggatggtgccaccacttgggcaAGCTATAGGTCATTGAATTGACCTTCTATTTGCCCTAAAACAAtcccaatttaggcccaattggcccctaattgagttagcattatttCACTCaaatatcaactcaattagacctaacctaactcaatctagatacAATTAATTACAAATGTGAAtcttatattgtccggcatgtcattggttcatccaacggttcgtccgatccttcggtgtattgctcaattggcatgttgactcctgtaacttccgatctccttagcacaatgttcgatccttcggcccgatgcccgaactcatggcgcgAAGTACTTCCGACACATTGACCAGTCCTCTGGCCTGACGTCCAACCTTCTGACATATTCTACTCCGGCTCAATATTTGATTCTTCCTGCATCATTCAATTTATTTTTTGAGGTTAGTCTTACATCACTCAAACGGACATTAGATCATAtatttcatcaattaattttatcataaaaattcaagatttaacTATAAGAAGATAAATAAAACACGTATAATATATAGTTACTTAGTTTCATAGGAGGTCCACATGTATTTAATCCATTGTCATCTCTATCAACAATACATGCATCACCCTAAAAGACTGCATCAGTGGTTTACTCATCAAATACTAAAGTTTCCATAAGGAGTGAGGTATCAACTATATGCGAAAACTTCTATAGTCGAATGCACAAAGAGCTTATGAATTCTCATGTGTGGAGGAACACACTTGGTGGGGCTCTTCAATAGCACATTTTTAGGAATGATTACGTGCATCTCTCGATCTTGGTGGAGTCTTGCTGTACCAAATTCATGAGACATGGAACAACCATAACATGATTGGTAATGTTtggataataataatatatcaaccgTATGTGGTTAAAATTACCAATCATATAGTATCAACGTGTCGATCATATAAAATTGAGATATCGATCATATGACTTTAGTTCTTGAGAATATCATTATTTACCTATCAGATATGacaaactaaaaaaaattaaatggaaGCAAATGTGAAAAATTGATTACACTTCAAATTTTGAAGACACGCTCTTGCATTAGtgaaaatatgatattaatgatGTAAACATCGTTAAAAAGGGGCTTGACTTGACTTGCGTCTTCTAGAACAATTTTGAATTTCGAGTTTGTACATTCTCAACGTCCATAATTTTGCACCAATATTTTCAGATGATATTTTTTGTTGTATCACTatttacatatttatattttatcttatatGATATGTGACATAAAAATATAACTAATACACATCATAAAGAATCATATATGAGTACTAAGCAAATATTTATGGGTGAAATGgtctgaaaaataattaaaataataatatattggttAAATTATAATGAATCAAATAATGTTTATAGTGTTTGATCTGTAACCTGATAAATTTAAGTTTTTCTGGTTGAATTGATCTTCAATCTCATGCATGTTAATCATCCTAACAAACTGAAAACACATTATCGGtttaaaaattatcaacaaaAGAACTATATGTCTTAATAAATTTCAGTTGGATTGAATTATTGTCAAAtctaattataaatattaatcaatttgacttaaacttatcattgttCAATTTTCTAACTTAGTATCAGATATTTATTCTAAACGAgtgaattttttttgaaaatgataTGCAGATGaatagataatatattatctttaatTCATATTTTGATTAACTTACATCTTTCCATTGAATTAATgttcaatattatatatattacctAATTAATTTGACTCGTCATTAGGTTTTTATATTATAAATCTAGAGACAACTCTTTACGAGCTTCTATCATTTACAAAAGCTTCATAAGTTTTATCTCCAATACTACTCAAGAAAGAAAGTAATTAATTctcatttaattaaaaataaaaataatattgtaaTGATGCATCATGTCTATAATTTTTCGCACGTAATGATGCATCATGTCTATAATTTTTCGTGCGAACAAACATGCCCACAGCCGTGCAAAAAGTTTCGGGCACACTTTTATCTTGTGCGAGCTTCCTTTTTCCTAAAGGTCGAAGGAgcatttttttttcccaaaaaggGGTGGGAGTTGCACTTATAGATACCTTACCTGTGTCATCTCTATCAATCACTTTGCATCATCTTGTTTTTTACTGTTCCACCCCACCCTCAGGATACCTTCGCTCGGATATTGCATGGGCCCATCCATTCGTCAAGCTCAATTATACGTGGCATCCTGGCAATACTGAGAAGTCAAACTTCGAATTACGCATCCTATCTATGTTAGTCCAAAGTTGGTTTTAATGTAAATATTAAAGCAAGTCCTTAGTTGGgagtcttaaaaaaattatatatatatatatatatacatatatatatacatatacatatacatatacatataccttCGCTAGCATCCAAATAGGGGTGGACACTAGTGCCACCCCTCAGGGTACCTTTGCTCGGACGTTGCATGGGCCCATCCATTCGTCAAGCTCAATTATACATGGCATCTTGGCAATACCGAGAAGTCAATCTTTGAATTACGCATCCTATCTATGTTAGTCCAAAGTTGGTCTTAATGTGAATATTAAAGCAAGTCCTTAGTTGGGagtcttaaaaaatatatatatatacatatacatatatacatatatatatatatatatgtatgtatatatatatatatgtatatatatatacatatatatatatatatacatgtatatacatacatacatatacatatatatatatatatacatatacatatacatatacatatacatatacatacatacatatacatatatatatatatatatatatatatatatatatatatatatatatatatatatgtatgtatgtatgtatatatgtatgtatatatatgtatatgtatatatatgtatatatatatatatgtatgtatgtatgtatatatatgtatgtatgtatatgtatatatatatatgtatgtatatatatgtatgtatatatatatatacatacatatatacttaGATCTTTGGATTAAATTAATGTTCGATGTTATATATATTACTTGATTAATTTGACTCATCATTagttttttatattataaatcaAGAGACAACTCTTTACTAGCTTCTGTCGTTCATAAAAGTTTTATGAGTTTTATCTCCGATATTACTCAAAAAAAGgaagtaattaatttttatttaattcaaaaactaaaaataatattgcAATGATGCATCACGTCCATTATTTTTCATGCGAACACACTTGCTCATGGCTGTGTGAAAGTTTGAGAACTGTTTGGCTCGTGCGAGCTTCCTTTTTCCAAAGGGTTGAATGAGTTTCTCTTTCCCAAGTAAGGGTGGGCCCCATGCTTAATGATACCTCTCCCGTGTCTTCTTTATCAATTCCTTTACCTCCTCTTGTTCTTTTTCGTGTtcctctcctcctctccaccCGTTAGGACACCTTTACTCGTACGCTAACCTTTTGTTCTCCCACCCATCCCCTCTCGCTTCCCAAACACAGCCTTCGGTTCTACCAACGTGTAAATGTTCGTAAGTTTGAGTCGTATTAGTTCCACCAGTAGCAAAACTACACATCATCGAAAAGGCTATTCAATATCCGTGTAAACGCATCCTAGGAGTCTGTTCTGTATCTCAAGAATCTTGCTGTTTGTATACATTTGGGCTGCCGACTCATGGGTTTGTTTATTTTACTCAAATAATCTGGATCAAGTAACTGCATTCCTCTAGTTCACTCAACGCTGACTAAAACGGAGCTACTCCGAGGTTTGGAAGCTAATAAAGGAGGCGAGGGTGGGCGTACCCCCACACGGATGTCGCTCTCCGCTCAATGTATTGTCACTCTTTGCTTTCATGCTGATGCTCATGATCTGGTCTTATTTCTAGCATTCGTTTTGAAATGAACAACCTTCCTGACTTAAGCCTCGATCATCTTATGAAATCGAGTCATCTAAATAGGAGCAAATGTATGTGGCCAAGGTTAGATCTCACTTTAAACTTTCTTAAATTTACCATAATTTTGCATTAATAATATTATACTTTGGAGTCCGATCAAAATCTAATTTTTGTTTTACGATGAGCTATAACAACCCTTAAGttgtcaaaaataaaaataaaaaatattttggacCAAAAGGCTTAATCGATTCTTAAATACAAAAGAGTTTCGAAACAATAATGACTTCTTAGTCATATTGACGGTGTTTGTTAGTCTTATAAGATATTTCTAGCATCCAGAGATCAGGTGAAGGCACATGGTGCCATATTGGCCTTCTCAAGTCTAATATTCTTAGATTGAGAATCCAATCTCATGCTTTCCTCACTATCTTACGATATTGCATTCATTCTCTCAATCATTCTTTCTATCATCCTCACTTGGTTCAGCCCACTAACCTACTCAATTTTGACCTCACTTTcctttgttcaaaataaaaaatcttttcACACAAGATATCTCATTTGTGTATGATCCATCCATTTAACAGAAAAATATTGGAAGTGCCCCTATGCATCCCCAAACATCTCATTTGCATATGGTAaacccaagaaaaaaaaaataaagtatctGAAGCATCTAATACATCCTATAGTATGCCAATTGTGTGGAATAATTTCACCCATAATAAAAGAAATATGAAATGTATGGCACATCCCAAATATATTGATTGTTGACAATGCATCCACCCAAGAAAAAAGGGCATCTTCATCCGACATATCCAAAAGTGTCCGATCTATTTCGCAATGCATCATCGACACAGAAACATCAAAAATATTTTGAACACATGCGAAGGTGTACCCTTCTACTTATATTGTAAGTGCTCAACATATCTGAATGTGTTCCATTTATGCTTAATGTATCCTCttaggataaaaaaaattatcccaAGGACTTGATGCGCCGTAAGGCAACCCTTTTATGCTTATTGCATTCACCTATGATAATTGCCAATAGGATCAGAATGTTTGATGCTGGGTCTTGTGAGGCAGTTGGGATGCTCAGCCTACCCTGCTCAAGGTAAGAAAGTAACAGAAGTATAATTTCCTTTTtagattttgatttatatttttttgcttCTATTCTTTTTGTTGGTCCAGCTCATATGTGGGCTTGTGAGCTTGACAAGATGATTTGGACAGTAAGCCTAAatcttatttattaaaaaaaagaaaaaaaaagacgtGCAGGTAGCGAACAGTGGGGGCGTgagaaagaaacagagagagaaaaagaaaaagttagTTTATGAGGCTTTTGTTAGATGATCGAGCGGTTAAATTTGGTTGATTTTGGCTTAAATTTTATTTGAAGAATCTTTGCAACAAGATCTATAATCTTAACGGTATCGATATATAGTTTAtcttctctaaggtactttcttgcTATACTTACTTTATGAgatctaaatttttttctttatgaaaTTCATCCTGATATAATAATTTGAGTCAAACATATttgttcttgatattattatgatcatttagttattctaaagaagacttattgtaaatttgttatcattattggtgattgtgaaagtttgagatggactacggtcccgtggtttttcccgtaTTGAGTTTTTCacgtaaaaattttagtatctcattttgtgattgatttattgttctcTAATATTTATACTGTTCTAGTTAATATACTATTATTAGTGATATATTTGGCAAATATTAGAAAATCTTTTTACGAAAAAGACAGTAGGAAATACAATTTCTTTCTTCAAAAAGCTtataaatttgaaatataaagataGTGGTAATATTGTCGAGCACATAAGTCTAttttagagtcttgcaaacaagctgattactataaaaatgaatataaatgatgatatgcaaggattgttacttctcagttctttaccggaaagttgggaaacatatgtggtgacgatttgtaactccacgccagaaggGACTTTAACTATAGATATAATTAAAGATAGTTTATTAAATGaaaatgctagaaggaaagaacaagaagaatctTCTTTTGGTACATTTGTTGTTGAAAAACAAGaaggacgtggaagaagtcatagcagaaatccataggttatagaggaagatctaagtctagaagagatattaaATGTTTCTACTGTAACAGGTCAGGTCACATAAAGAaaaagtgtaggttttggaagcgagaacagaatgaaaggaaGATAAATGAGAATAAGATAAATACAGTTGCTGTTcaaggtgatatcattattgtttgtgatgacggttgtgttagtcttgtagctcaggacagtaactgggtaattgactctgatgcttcatttcatgttacttctcatggtgatttcttcatatcttacactgttggtgattttggtaatgccaGAATGGAAAACAGTGATACATCTGAGATTGTGAGTATTTGAGATATTtgtttggagaccagtattgggagcaaattgacacTAAAAGATGTCAGACATGTTCTatatattcatcttaacttgatacATACAGGTAGACTCGATGATGAGGGAtttacacactattttggtgaaagtaaatggaaactcactaaaggttctctaattatggAGAGAGGAAATAAActaaactctttttatgtcacagaagctaagctacacaaagaagagattaatgtaattcagaagggtgaaagtatagatctttggcataggaggcttggtcatatcaatgagaagggacttcaaactcttgctagaatataattcttaccagagttgcaaggtacatctcttaaaccttgttatcattgcttagctggaaaaacatatAGAGTTATCTtttatacatatccatcatctagaagatcaaatgttattTATTTGATTCATACTGATGTCTATACTATACAAACTAGAACTTTTGGAAGTGCTCTGTATTTTATTACTTTCattgatg comes from the Musa acuminata AAA Group cultivar baxijiao chromosome BXJ2-8, Cavendish_Baxijiao_AAA, whole genome shotgun sequence genome and includes:
- the LOC135620402 gene encoding protein GOS9-like — translated: MTRCTRNRNPASSAPTVNLNPSGNRSYDRCPGPRGVEAITLQDKIAILEHTQKAGEIKVGLWGGNGGSEWDMGAADRITEIKIGAVEAIDAIVITFIRNDQTETKHFGSIDFKPYVISLQEDEYLVGVEGSVDTMWGLTLVRNLTLRTNKDSYGPFGSSGGIPFSVPLVSGKIIGFFGRAGEMIEAIGVYLAPN